The Bacteroidota bacterium genomic sequence CTGATGCCGGCCAGTTTGGCGTTGATGCGGCAACCTATGACGTGAATGGAGCTAAGTTAACCAGTGGTAAAATGCTGCGTACGGAGTTTGGGGCCTATCTGCGGCCCCGTTTTCAAAAGGATATTTTTAAGAATATGAATCTGTTATCTACATTGAACCTTTTCAATAACTATACTGATAAAATTGCAAGTCGCCGTGGCAATGTAAATGTTGATTGGCAAACTATGATCAATATTAAGGCCGGAAAACTTATAACATTCAGCGTGTTTACACATTTACTTTATGATAATAACATTGATATTCCTGCTTATGGTGATGTAACTGTTGGGAATACTGTTTATAAGAACGTAGTTGTGGCAAAGGGCCCTAAAACCCAGTTTAAAGAAGTATTGGGTATCGGGTTCTCCTATAAGTTCTGAGGGAATAGCCTGATCTTTTAAACAGCCCTGCAAACAATCGTTTCAGGGCTGTTGTATTTTGTTTGGCAGCAAAATATAATAATGGTAAATTTACCTAAAATCGGATTGAATGTTGAATATACTTTTTCTTGTAATTGGTATTGCTTTAGGAGCTTTAATGGCCTGGTTATATTTTAAAAACCAGGTTACTTCAGGCATTACCGAAAGTGAGAAAAATGAACTTGAACATACTATCAAAGACTTACAAAATTTATTGACGGCTGCTGAAAAAGATAAAGCGGTGTTGCAGGAAAAAATAAGCAATAGTGTTCAGGAAGTAAGTAAGCTTTCACAACAATATGAAACAGAGCGCAAAGAGTTAGCCGCAGCTAACAGTCGCCTTGCAAAGGCGGAGGAGGCTTTCAAAAATATGAACGATAAGCTGGCCACACAAAAGGTCGAGTTTGAGGAAATGCAAAAACGCTTTGCCACTGAATTCGAGAATATAGCCAATAAAATACTTGACGAGAAATCGAAAAAATTCACTGAACAGAATAAAACAAATATTGATGGCATTTTAAATCCGCTCAAGGAAAAGATCGAAAAATTTGAGAAGACTGTTGGTGATAATTACGATAAGGAGCTGCGGGACAGGATAAGTCTGAAGGAAGAAGTGAAGAAGTTGTTTGAGCTGAATAGCCGGATTAGCGAAGAAGCGAATAACCTGACCAAAGCGCTGAAGGGTGATAATAAAAAGCAGGGAAACTGGGGAGAGGTGATATTGGAAAAAATACTGGAGCGTTCCGGACTTGTAAAGGATCGGGAATATAAAACGCAGATCACTACCATGAATGTTGAAGGGGAGACCATTAAACCGGATGTGGTTATTTATCTGCCCGATGAAAAGCATATTGTTGTTGATTCCAAGGTGTCTTTGTTGGCGTACGATGCGTATGTAAATGCGGATGAGGACGAAGGCCGCGAACGTTTTATAAAAGAACACCTCTCATCTGTTAAGAGTCACATTAAACTGTTAAGTGAAAAGAATTACCAGACCTCGTCTGAATTTAACAGCCCCGATTTTGTTTTGCTCTTCATTCCCATTGAATCATCTTTCAGTGTTGCCATCCAGGCCGACCAGGACCTCTTTAATTATGCATGGGATCGTAAAATAGTGGTTGTGAGCCCCTCAACTTTACTGGCTACTTTGCGTACAATTGCTTCTATCTGGAAGCAGGAGCGGCAGAACCGGAATGCGCTGGAGATCGCGCGTATCGGCGGAAGTTTGTATGACGAATTGTATCGTTTTATTGATGACATGAAAGATATTGAAAGACATTTGCACATGTCGCAGGAAGCATACGACAGCGCATTTAAGCGCCTATCGCACGGCAAGGGTAACCTTATAAATACCGCCGAGAAAATAAAAACGCTTGGCGCAAAAGCGACAAAGAGTATTGACAGGGACCTGATCGACGATGCGGGTTCTTCTGCAAATGCAATTGAGGAAGGCAATTCATGAAAATCAGCATAAATATCAGACGTTTGCGGGCACCCGGATATCCTTTGCCTGTTATTTTTCTGCTTGCAATTTTTATTTATTCCTGCGCCTCATCCCGTGTAGCCTATAACCAGGACATGTCGTACATGTATAAGCGTGAAGCTACTGTGCTGCATCCCGATTACCAGGTTTATCATACTTCAGATGTTACTACAGATGTTTTTTTCTCTATTGCTTCGAAGGAGCTGTTGTATGCGAAGCAACCCAATGAAAGCGACTACAGGTCGCGATTGATCATTTCATACCTGTTAACACAATCGTACGAATCGAAAGTGGTTATCGATAGCGGATCGGTTCGCCTGACCGATATCAATAACGATAATGTTCAGAAGCGTATCAATGGAAAATTTACTGTAAAGGCCGGCGGCTCTCCTGTTTCTTTACTTAAAATTTCTTTATATGATCAGAACCGCAACCAATGGTCTGAAACTTATATTGATATCTATAAAGCGAATCCCGGCAGCTCTCAGAATTTTCTCGTGAAAAATAAAGATACCCACAGTATTTTATTCAGGAATTATACTTTACCGGGAGAGAATGTTGTTATCACGTATCGACGTTTGGCTCAAAGTAAATTATTTGTAAAATATTTTAAACGTGAATTTCCTGTTGCCGCGCCTCCTTTTTCAATAGTTGATCCAA encodes the following:
- the rmuC gene encoding DNA recombination protein RmuC; this encodes MAWLYFKNQVTSGITESEKNELEHTIKDLQNLLTAAEKDKAVLQEKISNSVQEVSKLSQQYETERKELAAANSRLAKAEEAFKNMNDKLATQKVEFEEMQKRFATEFENIANKILDEKSKKFTEQNKTNIDGILNPLKEKIEKFEKTVGDNYDKELRDRISLKEEVKKLFELNSRISEEANNLTKALKGDNKKQGNWGEVILEKILERSGLVKDREYKTQITTMNVEGETIKPDVVIYLPDEKHIVVDSKVSLLAYDAYVNADEDEGRERFIKEHLSSVKSHIKLLSEKNYQTSSEFNSPDFVLLFIPIESSFSVAIQADQDLFNYAWDRKIVVVSPSTLLATLRTIASIWKQERQNRNALEIARIGGSLYDELYRFIDDMKDIERHLHMSQEAYDSAFKRLSHGKGNLINTAEKIKTLGAKATKSIDRDLIDDAGSSANAIEEGNS
- a CDS encoding GWxTD domain-containing protein, whose amino-acid sequence is MKISINIRRLRAPGYPLPVIFLLAIFIYSCASSRVAYNQDMSYMYKREATVLHPDYQVYHTSDVTTDVFFSIASKELLYAKQPNESDYRSRLIISYLLTQSYESKVVIDSGSVRLTDINNDNVQKRINGKFTVKAGGSPVSLLKISLYDQNRNQWSETYIDIYKANPGSSQNFLVKNKDTHSILFRNYTLPGENVVITYRRLAQSKLFVKYFKREFPVAAPPFSIVDPRPFSYKADSTFTLSLSDTGTVIVHLEHQGIYNFVIDTNQREGLTLYRFYDGFPDIVRADQMVNPLRFITSKDEYDNMNNNKNKKASVDAFWINCAGSQDRAKEVIRKYYNRVKDANVYFTSYLEGWKTDRGMVYLIFGPPNLVYKATDSETWVYGEDNNLNSLNFNFNKVTNPIADNDYILQRSTIYKSNWYRSVDIWRQGRIYLQN